The following proteins are co-located in the Pomacea canaliculata isolate SZHN2017 linkage group LG10, ASM307304v1, whole genome shotgun sequence genome:
- the LOC112573888 gene encoding elongation of very long chain fatty acids protein 2-like has protein sequence MRNRPAFDLKWFMVIYNLGLVALSLYMFLEVLLSVWDAEYDLLCSVYNKNSWTNPKELRVANVLWWYFFSKAIEFMDTVLMVLRKKNEQITFLHVFHHASMLNIWWWTLMFIPGGMSWFGSCMNCLVHVVMYSYYGLSALPSLKGKLWWKRYITRFQLLQFCVTFTHTVNSIRIGCEFPRWGQNLLSSYMVFMLFLFGNFYINAYIKRRSHRLKNGGAKAKDICSSSSVANGNAKTSQASNLHRTKVE, from the exons ATGCGTAATCGTCCAGCCTTTGATCTGAAATGGTTCATGGTGATTTACAACCTGGGATTGGTGGCTTTATCTTTGTATATGTTCCTCGAG GTTCTACTGAGTGTCTGGGATGCAGAGTATGACTTACTTTGTTCTGTCTACAACAAGAACAGCTGGACCAACCCAAAAGAATTAAGA GTGGCAAATGTACTGTGGTGGTACTTTTTCTCTAAAGCAATTGAGTTCATGGATACAGTGCTCATGGTCCTTCGCAAGAAGAATGAGCAGATAACCTTCCTCCATGTGTTTCACCATGCTAGCATGCTCAACATTTGGTGGTGGACTCTTATGTTCATTCCTGGCGGAATGT CTTGGTTTGGTAGCTGCATGAACTGCTTGGTGCATGTGGTGATGTATTCATATTATGGCCTCTCAGCGTTGCCATCCCTCAAGGGAAAGCTGTGGTGGAAACGTTACATCACCCGCTTCCAGCTG CTGCAGTTTTGCGTGACcttcacccacacagtcaattcTATACGCATTGGATGCGAATTTCCACGTTGGGGGCAGAATCTTCTCTCTAGCTACATGGTGTTCATGCTTTTTCTCTTTGGCAACTTCTACATCAATGCATACATTAAACGTCGCTCTCACAGACTGAAGAATGGTGGTGCCAAAGCCAAGGATATATGCTCTTCATCATCTGTAGCCAATGGTAATGCAAAGACCTCACAAGCCAGCAACTTGCACCGCACAAAGgttgagtga